A single window of Colletotrichum destructivum chromosome 9, complete sequence DNA harbors:
- a CDS encoding Putative cobalamin-independent methionine synthase MetE/archaeal, UROD/MetE-like superfamily: protein MQFLAPSVQKELMAAKNHHKPPFRAEHMGSLLRPEALSEKRIALDGSKAVEIAADEELNRLEEEGVRAIIKTQQDLGFRAVNDGEYRRHQFWGNFFPGLEGFEEVDAPSWDIFRMYVPDIAAFVESDHKPGESIVCTGKIKHKGSTYLREWEFLKSNIPPGRVKEAKLTLPAPEWYHLRYQKGHAYPKDVYANDREYFADIAKAYRTELDVLYSHGVRNVTIDDPNLAYFCSEKMLQGFKDAGEDSDALLRSYIRLYNDCISSRPADMHLGIHLCRGNFAYSRHFSEGGYDRVASRLFNDINADTYFLEYDTDRAGGFEPLRALPAHKNVVLGVVTSKFAELEDLETLRGRVFQAAEFVAEGSGQTREQALSRIGVSPQCGFASHHLGNSISHEDMVNKLKLVRRLAESIWPGEP from the exons ATGCAGTTCCTGGCCCCGTCCGTCCAGAAGGAACTCATGGCGGCCAAAAATCACCATAAGCCACCCTTCCGCGCCGAGCACATGGGCTCGCTGCTGCGGCCCGAGGCCTTGTCCGAGAAACGCATCGCCCTGGACGGCagcaaggccgtcgagattgccgcggacgaggagctgaaccgtctcgaggaagagggcgtgCGCGCCATCATCAAGACGCAGCAGGACCTTGGCTTCCGcgccgtcaacgacggcgaATACCGTCGCCACCAGTTCTGGGGCAACTTCTTCCCCGGCTTGGAGGGcttcgaggaggtcgacgcGCCGAGCTGGGACATCTTCCGCATGTACGTGCCGGACATTGCGGCCTTTG TCGAGAGCGACCACAAGCCCGGCGAGTCCATAGTTTGCACCGGTAAGATCAAACACAAGGGCAGTACATATCTGCGAGAGTGGGAATTCTTGAAGAGCAACATCCCGCCTGGGCGCGTCAAGGAGGCTAAGCTGACCCTCCCGGCGCCCGAATGGTATCACCTGCGGTACCAGAAAGGACACGCGTACCCCAAAGACGTCTATGCCAATGATAGAGAATACTTCGCCGACATCGCCAAGGCGTACCGCACCGAACTGGATGTCCTGTACAGCCATGGTGTACGGAACGTTACAATTGACGACCCCAACTTGGCGT ATTTCTGCTCGGAAAAGATGCTCCAGGGCTTCAAAGACGCGGGCGAAGACTCGGACGCCCTACTGCGGTCCTACATCAGGCTGTACAACGACTGCATCTCCTCGCGGCCCGCCGACATGCACCTCGGCATCCACCTCTGCCGCGGCAACTTCGCCTACTCGCGGCACTTCTCCGAGGGCGGCTACGACCGCGTCGCGTCGCGGCTGTTTAACGACATCAACGCCGACACCTACTTCCTCGAGTACGACACGGACCGCGCCGGCGGGTTCGAGCCCCTTCGGGCGCTGCCCGCGCACAAGAACGTTGTCCTGGGCGTCGTCACATCCAAGTTcgcggagctcgaggacctcgaaACGCTGAGGGGGCGGGTATTCCAGGCGGCCGAGTTCGTGGCCGAGGGCTCTGGCCAGACGCGCGAGcaggcgttgtcgaggaTCGGGGTCAGCCCGCAGTGTGGGTTCGCGAGCCATCATCTGGGCAATTCGATCTCGCATGAGGACATGGTGAACAAGCTGAAGCTGGTAAGACGGTTGGCCGAATCCATCTGGCCGGGCGAGCCTTGA
- a CDS encoding Putative trimeric LpxA-like superfamily, dynactin subunit 5: MSRRPAKGDYIETDTGNKVARKATLVGTQNIMLGGKTVIQPEVMIRGDLARSAQPSAGGAPANSTAVAIGRYCFLSRGTVLRPPGRMYKGAFTYLPLRMGDHVFVGQNVVIQAASIGSHIHIGRDCVIGEFAIVKDYVRILEGTIVPPNMVIPSFSVVAGQPARVVGEVPEGGHEEFELRELYKTVGNNPQPLPA; this comes from the exons ATGTCGCGACGACCTGCAAAAGGAGACTACATCGAGACC GACACGGGCAACAAGGTCGCCCGCAAGGCGACGCTCGTCGGCACCCAAAACATCATGCTGGGCGGCAAGACCGTCATCCAGCCCGAGGTCATGATCCGCGGCGACCTCGCCCGCTCGGCGCAAccctccgccggcggcgcccccgcgaacagcaccgccgtcgccatcggccgATACTGCTTCCTCTCGCGAGGCACCGTACTCCGGCCGCCAGGACGGATGTATAAAGG GGCCTTCACGTACCTGCCCCTCCGCATGGGTGAccacgtcttcgtcggccaGAACGTCGTCATCCAAGCCGCCTCGATCGGCTCGCACATCCACATCGGCCGCGACTGCGTCATCGGCGAGttcgccatcgtcaaggaCTACGTGCGCATCCTCGAAGGCACCATCGTGCCTCCCAACATGGTCATCCCGAGCTtcagcgtcgtcgccggccagcccgcccgcgtcgtcggcgaggtgcCCGAGGGGGGCCACGAGGAGTTTGAGCTGCGCGAGCTGTACAAGACGGTCGGGAACAACCCGCAGCCTTTGCCTGCGTAG
- a CDS encoding Putative helicase, P-loop containing nucleoside triphosphate hydrolase, SNF2-like domain superfamily produces the protein MIPGIKARCDQRSISETTSTFPIQIKTGSKFEATDGSGIKGLIASEFGQSQMIQELLDDDLLRLFTMCTVSETSDTRKANQRFIQMHCNLEITVYGPFSEFEEIGNWFQEYDVYLQDPVHCHLDAPYANPHKLSSNDLTWCPMVWQVVSQSSDQVFLKDITDRIDMLDMLNSRSDLEEANQPTVIATELKRHQKQALTFMLRRERGWGFQDGQSDIWGVVDTTQRRSFVNFVSESYQNEEPPQFYGGIVADPMGLGKTLTMIALVATDLEDQKPVVDTGAIAEGKHFSGATLIIIPPPLIGSWEEQLFDHVVTGGLRCRRHHGKTRLTDLRDLDGVNVVLTTYHTVSAEWKDGKDEENSALFGVCWRRIILDEAHYIRNEHSRMARAVCALDSISRWAVTGTPIQNRLSDLATIVKFIGAYPYTDTRQFEADLSRLWKSGQDEKAVQRLKYLSACLILRRSKGTITLPPRHDKLCAVDFTSEERAAYEEMRQQAITRIEEALQQDSGFETANVAVYHNILQRIESLRLFCNLGLGYHSRHSKKISSSDDHNWAEIAQQLFNLQMQKEPVVCLGCSSTLELTETILDEYIETKPRAQFFQCMKFACGHCSRRLGRANRSMTCGHKPSCPTAPVSFNNRALEEIPDSVPRGRNWSFGMPSKVKALVADIKRLSPEVKCIVFSTWRMTLDVVEEALKHAGKTTVRFDGSVSQKDRHSVVERFRKDPGVSVMLLTLSCGAVGLTLTVASRVYLMEPHWNPNLEEQALARVHRMGQTREVTTMRLYMRDSFEEQVMEVQKTKKQLAGLLLSPHDGSQTDDSLSGLQKLRSLL, from the exons ATG ATCCCGGGCATCAAAGCCAGATGCGATCAACGAAGCATCTCCGAGACTACGTCGACATTCCCAATCCAGATTAAAACGGGCAGCAAATTTGAAGCAACTGATGGTTCCGGCATCAAAGGCCTCATTGCGTCTGAGTTTGGACAGTCCCAAATGATACAAGAGCTGCTGGATGACGATCTATTACGTCTTTTCACCATGTGCACCGTCAGTGAGACATCCGACACCCGTAAAGCAAACCAGAGATTCATACAGATGCATTGCAACTTGGAAATTACAGTCTATGGCCCTTTTTCCGAGTTCGAAGAGATCGGAAACTGGTTCCAGGAATACGACGTGTACCTTCAGGATCCTGTCCATTGCCATTTGGATGCCCCGTACGCCAATCCGCACAAGTTGTCATCGAATGACCTCACCTGGTGTCCCATGGTCTGGCAGGTTGTTTCGCAAAGCTCTGATCAAGTTTTTCTGAAAGACATAACGGATCGAATCGACATGCTAGATATGCTCAACAGCCGATCCGACCTAGAAGAGGCCAACCAGCCAACAGTCATAGCAACAGAGCTCAAGAG ACACCAAAAACAAGCACTCACGTTCATGCTTCGCCGCGAACGGGGATGGGGATTCCAGGATGGACAGTCAGACATATGGGGGGTTGTGGACACCACCCAAAGACGATC TTTTGTCAATTTCGTCTCCGAGTCTTACCAGAATGAAGAACCACCACAGTTCTACGGTGGCATCGTTGCAGACCCTATGGGCCTGGGTAAGACCCTGACGATGATCGCTCTGGTAGCGACCGACCTGGAAGATCAGAAACCTGTTGTGGACACCGGAGCTATTGCAGAAGGCAAGCATTTTAGCGGAGCGACTTTGATCATCATTCCTCCCCCTC TCATAGGTTCGTGGGAAGAGCAGCTTTTCGA CCATGTGGTAACTGGAGGGCTTCGGTGCCGTCGGCATCACGGTAAAACGAGGTTGACCGACCTAAGAGATCTCGATGGCGTCAACGTCGTACTGACAACATACCACACGGTTTCCGCTGAGTGGAAAGACGGAAAAGACGAGGAGAACAGTGCCTTGTTCGGCGTTTGCTGGAGGAGGATCATTCTTGACGAAG CTCATTACATCCGTAATGAACATTCCCGTATGGCCCGCGCCGTGTGCGCTCTAGATTCCATCTCTAGATGGGCCGTAACAGGCACTCCCATCCAAAACCGGCTTAGCGATCTAGCCACGATCGTCAAGTTCATCGGAGCGTATCCCTACACAGATACCAGACAGTTCGAGGCCGACTTGTCTAGGCTCTGGAAGTCCGGACAGGATGAGAAGGCCGTCCAGAGGCTCAAATACTTGTCGGCGTGTCTTATACTCCGCCGATCCAAGGGCACAATCACCTTGCCCCCTCGGCACGACAAGTTGTGCGCCGTCGACTTCACCTCGGAAGAGAGGGCCGCGTATGAGGAGATGCGGCAGCAAGCCATCACCCGAATCGAGGAAGCCCTTCAGCAAGATTCTGGGTTCGAGACGGCAAATGTTGCCGTTTATCACAACATCCTGCAACGAATCGAGTCTCTACGACTCTTCTGCAACTTGGGCCTCGGTTATCATTCAAGGCACAGCAAAAAGATAAGCTCATCTGACGATCACAACTGGGCTGAAATCGCCCAGCAGCTCTTCAATCTGCAGATGCAAAAAGAACCGGTCGTTTGCCTAGGGTGTTCTTCGACACTAGAGCTGACTGAGACCATTCTGGACGAATACATTGAGACGAAACCCAGGGCTCAGTTCTTCCAGTGCATGAAGTTCGCCTGCGGCCACTGCTCTAGGAGGCTTGGCCGAGCCAACCGTTCAATGACTTGCGGGCACAAACCCTCGTGTCCTACGGCACCAGTCTCTTTCAACAACAGGGCCTTGGAGGAAATTCCAGATTCGGTTCCCAGGGGGAGGAATTGGTCGTTTGGTATGCCTTCAAAGGTGAAAGCGCTCGTCGCCGATATCAAGCGTCTGTCGCCGGAGGTCAAATG TATCGTGTTTTCAACATGGAGAATGACCCTGGACGTTGTAGAGGAAGCATTGAAACACGCAGGAAAGACAACTGTCCGCTTCGACGGAAGTGTGTCTCAAAAAGACAGGCATTCTGTAGTTGAGAGGTTCAGAAAAGACCCAGGCGTCTCGGTCATGCTGTTGACACTATCGTGCGGTGCAGTCGG ATTGACACTTACCGTCGCGTCTCGAGTGTATCTCATGGAGCCTCACTG GAATCCCAACCTCGAAGAGCAGGCACTTGCTCGCGTGCACCGAATGGGACAGACTCGCGAGGTGACAACCATGCGTCTCTACATGCGAGACTCCTTCGAAGAG CAAGTAATGGAGGTCCAGAAGACAAAGAAGCAGCTTGCCGGGTTGCTGCTGTCGCCGCACGACGGTAGCCAGACGGACGACAGTCTGAGCGGCTTGCAG AAACTACGATCACTTCTTTGA